A window of the Posidoniimonas polymericola genome harbors these coding sequences:
- a CDS encoding LssY C-terminal domain-containing protein, with protein MANEHTTAAPRRRVRPAVLLKGAVSLLAAWLMLAYLIMPMVWSEYAQRHPTFDENPRVTQTADHHPGDPLNVALVGAQTQIQSLMAAADWYAAVGLGLDSDLKIAADTVLSRPDDDAPVSSLYLFGRKEDLAFEQPVGDNPRHRHHVRLWKTGETTADGRPKWIGSAVYDQRVGFSHTTGAITHVTAPDVDAERDYLFKCLEATEKLADQYVIPNFHKQLEGLNGGGDPWQTGGSLYVGIVADEADAN; from the coding sequence TTGGCGAACGAACACACAACCGCGGCGCCACGACGGCGGGTCCGGCCCGCCGTCCTGCTGAAGGGCGCCGTCAGCCTGTTAGCGGCATGGCTCATGCTTGCGTACCTGATCATGCCGATGGTGTGGAGCGAGTATGCGCAGCGACATCCCACGTTTGACGAGAACCCGCGCGTTACTCAGACCGCCGACCATCACCCTGGCGATCCGCTAAACGTGGCGCTGGTTGGTGCGCAGACGCAGATCCAGAGTCTTATGGCGGCCGCCGATTGGTATGCGGCCGTCGGCCTGGGGCTTGATAGCGACCTGAAGATTGCGGCGGACACGGTTCTGTCTCGTCCCGACGACGACGCGCCGGTAAGCAGCCTCTACCTATTCGGTCGGAAGGAAGACCTAGCATTTGAGCAGCCAGTGGGCGACAACCCCCGCCACCGCCATCACGTGCGACTCTGGAAGACCGGCGAAACAACCGCTGACGGCCGACCAAAGTGGATCGGTTCTGCGGTCTACGACCAACGCGTTGGGTTCAGCCACACGACAGGCGCAATCACACATGTGACGGCCCCGGATGTTGACGCCGAGCGCGACTACCTCTTCAAGTGCTTAGAAGCAACCGAGAAACTCGCAGATCAATACGTCATCCCCAACTTTCACAAGCAGCTCGAAGGGCTCAACGGTGGCGGCGATCCGTGGCAGACAGGCGGGAGCCTCTACGTCGGAATCGTCGCGGACGAGGCCGACGCCAACTAG